A DNA window from Stenotrophomonas sp. 57 contains the following coding sequences:
- a CDS encoding MerC domain-containing protein — MSLSSRLRHLLDRFGATGSMLCAVHCAVIPVLLAAAPSLGLSFWLSDGVEQALVVFVTLLGLFSLVWGYRRHGALRALGFLIPGLVALWAGVLYDPLHHNAVPHAVVMTIGGLLVGVAHLVNLRLNHGHVHDASCAH; from the coding sequence ATGTCCCTGTCCTCACGCCTGCGCCACCTGCTCGACCGTTTCGGTGCCACTGGTTCGATGCTGTGCGCGGTGCACTGCGCGGTGATTCCCGTACTGCTGGCCGCAGCCCCTTCGCTGGGCCTGTCGTTCTGGCTGAGCGACGGCGTGGAGCAGGCCCTGGTGGTGTTCGTGACCCTGCTTGGCCTGTTCAGCCTGGTCTGGGGCTACCGTCGCCACGGCGCCCTGCGTGCACTTGGTTTTCTCATTCCGGGCCTGGTGGCGCTGTGGGCCGGGGTGCTGTACGACCCGCTGCACCACAACGCGGTGCCGCATGCGGTGGTGATGACCATTGGCGGCCTGCTGGTGGGCGTCGCCCATCTGGTCAACCTGCGCCTCAACCACGGCCACGTCCACGACGCCAGCTGCGCGCACTAG
- a CDS encoding 30S ribosomal protein THX has translation MGKGDRKTAKGKRYNASYGNARSHTASKVAVGAAAPVAKKTVAKAPAKKAVAKKAVAKA, from the coding sequence ATGGGTAAGGGTGACCGCAAGACCGCCAAGGGCAAGCGCTACAACGCCAGCTACGGCAACGCCCGTTCGCACACCGCGAGCAAGGTCGCCGTAGGCGCCGCCGCCCCGGTTGCCAAGAAGACCGTGGCCAAGGCTCCGGCGAAGAAGGCTGTGGCGAAGAAGGCCGTCGCCAAGGCCTGA
- a CDS encoding ectonucleotide pyrophosphatase/phosphodiesterase encodes MTSVRLTCALALLLPLAACTTAPAPSASVPTPVAAAAPPKLLLISIDGLRADALDRGLTPNLQRLIDGGVRAHWMTPSYPSLTFPNHYTLVTGLRPDHHGIVNNSMDDATLGRFELSNRDAVTTSGWWGGEPIWVGAENVGVRTATTSWPGSESEIRGMRPSQWRVYDGQEPLEQRAGIVLDWLAQTDADAPRLTTLYMEHVDKAGHHYGPDSKQYTDAIVRADQIIGQVLDGLQQRGLASTTNVIVVSDHGMASVADGHVIATESMVAPAIARNVSQGQSVGFAPLPGREADAERALLGRHAHYECWKKENLPPRWHYGTHPRVPAIVCAMDEGWDALHREKIAMRAKQDRGSHGYDNALPSMRAVFVAGGPSFRQGVVIDGFDNVDVYPLLAHLLQVPAAPNDGNPETLKQTLR; translated from the coding sequence ATGACTTCCGTACGCCTGACCTGCGCGCTGGCGCTGCTGCTGCCATTGGCCGCCTGCACCACCGCGCCCGCCCCTTCCGCCTCTGTTCCCACCCCTGTTGCAGCGGCTGCGCCGCCCAAGCTGCTGCTGATCTCCATCGATGGCCTGCGTGCCGACGCGCTGGACCGCGGCCTGACCCCGAACCTGCAGCGACTGATCGACGGCGGCGTGCGTGCACACTGGATGACCCCGTCCTATCCGTCACTGACTTTCCCCAACCATTACACCCTGGTCACCGGCCTGCGCCCGGACCACCACGGCATCGTCAACAACAGCATGGACGATGCGACGCTGGGCCGTTTCGAACTGAGCAACCGCGACGCGGTCACCACCAGTGGCTGGTGGGGCGGCGAGCCGATCTGGGTCGGCGCCGAGAACGTTGGCGTGCGCACCGCCACCACCTCGTGGCCGGGCAGCGAGTCGGAAATCCGCGGCATGCGCCCGAGCCAGTGGCGCGTCTATGACGGCCAGGAGCCGCTGGAGCAGCGCGCCGGCATCGTGCTCGACTGGCTGGCACAGACCGACGCCGATGCGCCACGTCTGACCACGCTGTACATGGAACACGTGGACAAGGCCGGCCATCACTACGGCCCGGATTCGAAGCAGTACACCGACGCCATCGTGCGTGCCGACCAGATCATCGGGCAGGTGCTCGATGGGCTGCAGCAGCGCGGCCTGGCATCGACCACCAATGTGATCGTGGTATCCGACCACGGCATGGCCAGCGTGGCCGATGGCCATGTGATCGCCACCGAATCGATGGTGGCCCCAGCCATCGCGCGCAATGTCAGCCAGGGCCAGTCGGTCGGGTTCGCCCCGCTGCCCGGCCGCGAAGCGGATGCCGAGCGCGCGCTGCTTGGCCGCCATGCGCATTACGAATGCTGGAAGAAGGAAAACCTGCCGCCGCGCTGGCATTACGGCACGCATCCGCGGGTTCCGGCCATCGTCTGCGCCATGGATGAAGGCTGGGATGCGCTGCACCGCGAAAAGATCGCTATGCGCGCCAAGCAGGATCGCGGCTCGCACGGTTACGACAACGCGTTGCCCTCCATGCGTGCGGTGTTCGTGGCCGGTGGCCCGTCGTTCCGCCAGGGTGTGGTGATCGATGGCTTCGACAACGTGGATGTCTACCCGCTGTTGGCCCACCTGCTGCAGGTGCCTGCCGCGCCGAATGATGGCAATCCGGAAACGCTGAAGCAGACCCTGCGTTGA
- a CDS encoding methylated-DNA--[protein]-cysteine S-methyltransferase → MTLLYDRFDSPIGVLTIAGDERGLSHVLFPENRHPARGRDDWHYAPDALPEARDQLLQFLHGERHQFDLQLAPRGTPFRLRVWQALALIPFGQTWSYLQLAQHLGQPSATRAVGAANGRNPLPIILPCHRVIGSNGALTGFGGGLETKAALLRLEQRQAPLFA, encoded by the coding sequence ATGACCCTGTTGTACGACCGTTTCGACAGCCCGATCGGCGTGCTGACCATCGCCGGTGACGAGCGTGGCCTGTCGCATGTGCTGTTCCCGGAAAACCGCCATCCGGCACGCGGCCGCGACGACTGGCATTACGCGCCGGATGCTTTGCCGGAAGCGCGCGACCAGCTTCTGCAGTTCCTGCACGGCGAGCGCCACCAGTTCGACCTGCAGCTTGCGCCACGTGGCACCCCGTTCCGGCTGCGCGTGTGGCAGGCGCTGGCGCTGATCCCGTTCGGCCAGACCTGGAGCTACCTGCAACTGGCGCAGCACCTGGGCCAACCCAGCGCGACCCGCGCGGTGGGTGCAGCCAACGGCCGCAATCCACTGCCGATCATCCTGCCCTGCCATCGCGTGATCGGCAGCAACGGCGCGCTGACCGGTTTCGGCGGCGGGCTGGAAACCAAGGCTGCACTGCTGCGGCTGGAACAGCGCCAGGCGCCGCTGTTCGCCTGA